The following proteins are co-located in the Apium graveolens cultivar Ventura chromosome 5, ASM990537v1, whole genome shotgun sequence genome:
- the LOC141660508 gene encoding uncharacterized protein LOC141660508, translating into MVAGTLVINLVEAKVLMDSGATRSFIAENVIDRLNCIAYPPEPNLIIEVATREKVIGNRICPNCDLVIEGRHFSADLIHFKLGEFDVILGMDWLTNYNVQIKCKSKKVKLKSKDGVEDVEEESLRIQDILIVKDFPDVFPDELPRLPPDREIEFTIDLAPGTEPVSKAPYQMAHVEIKELVT; encoded by the exons ATGGTAGCAGGTACGCTTGTTATAAATTTAGTAGAAGCCAAAGTGTTAATGGACTCTGGAGCTACTAGGTCTTTTATTGCTGAAAATGTTATTGATAGATTAAATTGCATTGCGTATCCTCCTGAACCCAATTTGATCATAGAAGTAGCAACCCGAGAAAAAGTTATTGGCAACAGGATTTGTCCCAATTGCGATTTGGtgatagaaggtcggcacttttctgctgattTAATAcattttaagttaggagaattcgacgttatattagggatggattggctGACAAACTACAATGTGCAAATCAAATGTAAaagcaagaaagtgaaattgAAGTCAAAGGATGGAGTTGAG GACGTAGAGGAGGAATCCTTAAGGATTCAAGATATTCTGATAGTTAAAGATTTTCCCGacgtgtttccagatgaattacctagactacctccggatcgagaGATTGAGTTCACGATTGACTTAGCTCccggaacggaaccagtttcgaaagcccCGTATCAAATGGCACATGTCGAGATAAAGGAATTAGTGACGTAA